The genome window CCTTGTGCTGCACCCCAAAACCCTGCATATCGGCATAGGCTGCCGCCGTGGGGCCAAGGCCCCGGAGATCGCCGGGCTCATCACCGCCATGCTGGAACAGCTGGAGCTTTCCCCCGGTTCCATTGCCGACATCGCCAGCGCGGATGTCAAACAGTTCGAGCCGGGCCTTCTGGATGCCGCCGCCGCCCTCGGCGTGCCGGTGCGCTTTTTCAGCGTCAAGGAACTGGACGCCGTGCCCGTGACCAGCGTTTCCCCCAAGGCCCAGGAAGTGTTCGGCGTGGACGGGGTCTGCGAGCCCGCCGCCCTGCTCGCGGCCGGGGAAAACGCGGTGCTGCGCCTGCCCAAGCGGGCGGCCAAAGGCGTTACCATCGCGATCGCCGAAGAGACGGTCCAGAACGGCGACCCCGGCAGCTCCAAGGACGCTCCCGCCAATGCCTGATGCTCCCACGCGTTCCGCCGCCCCTTCCGGCGGCGAACTCTTCGTCATCGGCCTGGGGCCGGGCAACGCGGGCCTGCTCGCGCCGGACGCTCTTGCCGCCCTGTCCGCCGCCGACTGCATTGCCGGGTACTCCGGTTACGTGGATCTGGTGGACCCGGCCATACTCAAGGGAAAAGAGATCATCGCCACGGGGATGCGCGGCGAGGTGGAGCGCTGCGAAGAGGCGATCGGCGCCGCGCGCTCCGGCAAAAAAGCCTGCCTTGTCTGCTCCGGGGATCCCGGCGTGTACGCCATGGCCGGACTGGTGCTGGAAATGCTGCATGCCCGGGGCCTCTCCCTGGCCGAGGTTCCCCTGACCATCGTACCGGGCATCCCGGCGGTCTGCGCCGCCGCCGCCCTGCTCGGCGCGCCGCTGACCCACGACTTCGCCTGCGTGAGCCTTTCGGACCTGCTCACGGAGCCGGAGGTCATCGAGCGCCGTTTGGCGCATGCGTTCGCGGCGGATTTCGTCGTCGCGCTGTACAACCCCCGCTCAAAGAAACGCCGGGACAACCTGGCCCGGGCCATTGGAATCGCGAAGCGGCACCGCGAGGGCGTAACGCCCGTGGGGCACGTGCGGAACGCGTTCCGCCCGGATCAGGAGGTAACCCTCTCGACCCTGGCGGCCTTTGACCCTGAAAGCGCGGATATGTTTTCCATCATTCTGGTGGGGAACGGCGCAACGGCCTTCCTGCCCGCGCCGGGCGGGGTGGAAACGGATTGGGGAAAAGGCGCGCGGATGTATACGCCGCGCGGATACGGCGCGAAGTATCACCTGGAATAGCTATACGGGAAAAAAGCTCCCGGCCTCAGCCCCCGGCCTTCAGCGCGAGGCGCACGCCGAACCCGAGAAACACCGACCCGGTCAACGCGCTCCCCAGCCTGCGGGCGATGCGGCTGTCTTTAAGCGAGGCCGCCACCTTCGCGCCGCCCAAAATGAGAAAACTCAAATACGTCATGCTCACCACCTGCACGATGCAGGCGAGCACCAGGAAAGCCAGCCCGGCGTGCCCCTTGGACGGGTCCACGAACTGCACGAAAAACGAGACGAAAAACATGATGGCCTTGGGGTTGGAAAGGCTCAGGATAAGCGCCCGCTTGAAGGGATTTTCCCGGCAGGCCGCATGGAAATCGCCTTCCCCGCCGCTTCCCCGCATGAAGGCCCCGCACAGGGCTTTCAACCCGAGCCACCCGAGATAGGCCGCCCCGGCGTACTGGACGACCATGAACGTGGCCGGGTACAGCCGCATAAGGGAATCCACGCCCAGCGCCGCGAGCAGCATGATGACGGCATCGCCGATGAACACCGCCCCGGCGGCCTTGTAGCCGTCCGCCACGCCACGCCGCGTTGCCGTGGACAAAACGTACAGCGAGTTCGGGCCGGGCATCAGGATAATAACCACGACCCCCGCGAAAAACACGCCTATATTGAGAATGCCGAGGGATTCAAGCATCTTCCCCCTCCTTGCTCTTTCTGAACCCGTGGAAAAAATCCCCGGCATACAGGCGGGAAACCAGTGACCCGCCTTTTTCCCTGCCGTTGTCCCGCTCACCGGGCAGAACGAGGAATACCGTCTGCCGGGTGAACTTTTCCGCGGCCACGGTCGCGGTAAGGGAGGATACGTCCGTCCGGACGAGGCGCTCCTCGGGCCAGCCGACCCTGTAGGCGATGAGGACCGGCGTTTGCGGGTCCACCCCGCCCGCCAGCAGTTCTTTTTCAAGGCGGGACGCGTCCGGCGCGGAAAGATACACCGCGAGGCTCCCCCCGTGGCGGGCCAGGTCGCGCACGGACTGGCCCGGCGGCACGTCCGTCCGCCCGCCGAGCCGGGTCACGGAAAAACTCTGCACGCTTTCCGGAACGGTCAGGGAAACGCGCCCGGCGGCGGCAGCGGCAAAGGCCGCAGTCACGCCGGGAACGATCTCGTAGGGGATAGCGTCCGCATCCAGAAGAGCCATCTGTTCCCGGACGGCGCCGTAAAGCGAAGGGTCGCCCGTGTGCACCCGCGCCACGGTCTTGCCCGCGCGGGCCGTCTCGCGCATGAGCGCGTGGGTTTCTTCCAGCGTCATGCCGGAGGAATCCACGACGGCCGCGCCCGGCTTCGTCCGCGCGACAACGGCCTGCGGCACGAGGGAACCGGCGTATAAAACGAGATCCGCCGCGTCAATGAGACGTCTGCCTTTGACCGTAATCAGTTCCGGGTCGCCCGGTCCCGCGCCGATGAAAAAAACCGTGCCCTGCATACCGTAAAACCCTTATTGCGGCTGCGCCGCGTGGATATCGCCTCCGGCCCGGCACAGTTCCGGACCGGGGATGGCAATACATAATCACTGTCCGGCAACTTTTCCAGTGAAATCTGATGAAAATCCGGTTGGCCGTGAGGATCCGCCGGGGTCAGCGCATCAGCATGCCGCCAGTGGCGTCGACGGTCGCGCCGGTGATGTAATCCGCGTGGGGGGAGGCGAGAAACAGCACCACCGAGGCCGCGTCCTCACTCGTGGCAAACCGCCCGAGCGGGATGCGCCGCATATAGTTTTCCTTGTCCCGCTCCAGCGCGTCGCCGCGCATTTCCGTATTGACCAGCCCGAGGGCCACGGCGTTGACCGTAATCCCGGCGGAGGCCACCTCCCGCGCGAGGGAGACCGTCATGGAAACCAGCGCCGCCTTGCTGGCCGCGTAGTTGGCGTGCCCGGACCGCGACCCGAGGAACGCCGCCTGGGAGGTTATATTCACGATTCTGCCGGGCCTGTCCGCCCGCCTGAGATCGCGGACCATGGCCTGGGACAGCAAAAA of uncultured delta proteobacterium contains these proteins:
- a CDS encoding conserved membrane hypothetical protein (Evidence 4 : Homologs of previously reported genes of unknown function), with amino-acid sequence MLESLGILNIGVFFAGVVVIILMPGPNSLYVLSTATRRGVADGYKAAGAVFIGDAVIMLLAALGVDSLMRLYPATFMVVQYAGAAYLGWLGLKALCGAFMRGSGGEGDFHAACRENPFKRALILSLSNPKAIMFFVSFFVQFVDPSKGHAGLAFLVLACIVQVVSMTYLSFLILGGAKVAASLKDSRIARRLGSALTGSVFLGFGVRLALKAGG
- the cbiH gene encoding Cobalt-precorrin-3B C(17)-methyltransferase, translated to MPDAPTRSAAPSGGELFVIGLGPGNAGLLAPDALAALSAADCIAGYSGYVDLVDPAILKGKEIIATGMRGEVERCEEAIGAARSGKKACLVCSGDPGVYAMAGLVLEMLHARGLSLAEVPLTIVPGIPAVCAAAALLGAPLTHDFACVSLSDLLTEPEVIERRLAHAFAADFVVALYNPRSKKRRDNLARAIGIAKRHREGVTPVGHVRNAFRPDQEVTLSTLAAFDPESADMFSIILVGNGATAFLPAPGGVETDWGKGARMYTPRGYGAKYHLE
- the cbiF gene encoding Cobalt-precorrin-4 C(11)-methyltransferase yields the protein MQGTVFFIGAGPGDPELITVKGRRLIDAADLVLYAGSLVPQAVVARTKPGAAVVDSSGMTLEETHALMRETARAGKTVARVHTGDPSLYGAVREQMALLDADAIPYEIVPGVTAAFAAAAAGRVSLTVPESVQSFSVTRLGGRTDVPPGQSVRDLARHGGSLAVYLSAPDASRLEKELLAGGVDPQTPVLIAYRVGWPEERLVRTDVSSLTATVAAEKFTRQTVFLVLPGERDNGREKGGSLVSRLYAGDFFHGFRKSKEGEDA
- the fabG gene encoding 3-oxoacyl-(acyl-carrier-protein) reductase FabG, with translation MNLNLGGKRVLVTGGSRGVGRGIVLAFAAEGAHVAFSYHTREEAAWEVEREARALGVTAKAINADLTDTAEAYALYHDARTALGGIDILVNNAAIWPTNWFADISLEEWELCMRVNVTAPFLLSQAMVRDLRRADRPGRIVNITSQAAFLGSRSGHANYAASKAALVSMTVSLAREVASAGITVNAVALGLVNTEMRGDALERDKENYMRRIPLGRFATSEDAASVVLFLASPHADYITGATVDATGGMLMR